The Archocentrus centrarchus isolate MPI-CPG fArcCen1 chromosome 3, fArcCen1, whole genome shotgun sequence sequence TACATTGTGCCACATTAAtagcaaaatgaaacaaaaaatagacaaaaaccaaaaatagtTATTTATTACCTATAGTCTTTACAAATCAATACTTaaatacagcaccagtcaaaagtttggagcaCTCACccatgagtgtgtccaaacttttgagcaAAGAGGGATAACACATTCCTAGATTCCTCGCTGCCAACACGCTGCCCTGCTGCTACATGATGAAAAAAAAGTCTCCCTCGACCTCTGACACCATACAGAAAAATCAGTTTTAGATCATCGGATGCCTTTGATCAGAAACTTCAGTCACTGACCAGTATGTCATGTCACATCATGTCTGATGCTGGTAGTCTTTTTTATCAGCAGCAAGCAGATGGTCATACCAGCAGCTCTACTGTTTAAAAGATTTTTCGCTTTCGTCGGAGGACTGGAGTCGGAGCTATAGAGGCCATGAGATTATGTAAGCAACAACCTGACCAAAGTGTGAATCCAAGCCTTTTGTCCTTTGTGCCTTCGTATACAGTTTTGTCAGATACAGCTGTCTTCACAGCGCACTTTAGCATTAAGAGACAACCCCTATGAAATCACAATGATTTTGAGCTGTTTTCTTATGGAAATACACAAGATTAGGTTGATTTACAAGTTACTTGACATGAAAATATGACTGTGGGTTTTGTATATAAGTGgcaatgaaaaagtaaaaacaacaaagtcaGCTCAACTCAATAGTTCTACTTCTTCGTGTGACATGTAGCCATTAGGTGTAACTGGACAGGCTCCATAAAAGTGACTGAAAGGTGCTTTACTCTGTTTGCTTTGTTGTGCAGACCCATATGTGGTAAAGGCAAAGATCAATACCCTGCTGCTGATTCATCATTCACCCTTAGTCCATACTGTCTTTGGTCGAACTAACTGGCCCCATTTGACCATTATATTGTCATGTGTTATGAGAAACACGAGGGGTGCTTGGCAACAAATGTTTGGCAGGATGTTTGAAGAATGACCCACATAGGCCATGGTCTGCTgcacacagaaaacagccaTTAGAACTGACAAGCGGCACCCATCTTGCTCATTAAGTGTTAAGCCTCTGAACTGTAGCTCAAGTAATAACACTGAAGTCATAACACTGAAGTTTGTACGTcagccaaacttttttttttaataagtaatGTTCCATGAATGTGTCAGTTGCACTGATTAAATCAGCATTACGACTGGTCCAGAAATATATGGTCTTGTTTATTCCTATGTGCTACTCTACATCTGACTGACAGCACATTCCTCCTTCTTATAATGCATTAAAAAGAGTTCTTGGTCAAACTTCATGGTCAGTCAGTGCTCAGTTACTAAGCTGAGAGATAGTGAGAAGTGTTGCAGAGTTTAGATAATTTAAGGAAGTCCAGTTCTGATGACTCGCATGTGCACATTTGCAGTAGGTGAAAGATTTGCTTACATTTTATTCTGTGTAGGAAGACGATGCAGGGAATCAATTCAGGTGTTTAGGGCAGTTGGTGAGCAGTGATTGTGTTGATGTAGCCATAGAAATACTGCCAGTTCATTGCGGTGCCTTTTCAATAGCACACAACTGTTTAGATCATTTCTACCAAACGTTCTCGACTCGTACACTCAAGCACATTGCAGTAACTTCTAAGTCTGATCCTTGGGGACATCTACGGTATACAGCCCAATAGATGCATAGAACTGTGTAAAGTCTTgagagccacccctcatttctttatattttgctaggaaaatggggaCGAACTTGAAAGTCTATCagacttgaaagtcaatatttgttgTGATCAACTTTATTCTTCGaaacagtctgaactctcttttgcagctttcttgtaatttcattaaaaagtcttcaggaatagttctccaggcttcttgaaagagATTTGAAAGCtcatctttggatgttggctgccttttgtcctgttctctgtcaagatgatcccacactgcttcaacaatGTTGAGGTTCAGGTACTGGGGTAGCCagttctatccaggtatgcttttactgcattggcagtgtctgggaacattttcatgctgaaaaatggtGGTGTTGCattgtggatcaaaatctgatggtaattttctgcattcataattccatcagtgttgtcaagatccccaacaccactggctgaaatgcagccccaaacatgacaaagcctccaccgtgttttacagatgcctGTAGACACTCATTCTTGtactctcctgacctcctctgtacataatGACAGCGATTTAAaccaaacattttcatttgaaatCATCATAGGACCtgttaccactgattttcagtccagtttttgagtcatttggcatacctcagccttttctccctgtttccattctttaagaatggcttcttgacagccaaccttccactgagaccatttcacAGGCTTTCTTGATGCTTCGATGAAGAGTACATGGATCAACAGAAGAGCcttctgtaggcccaccacccacaggaggcaccGTAGCAGTTGGGCGCAGTTTGTGTGTCGGGCAGcagccaagggcagaggccctggtggactgaTCCCTGGCTATTGAGACTGGTGACTGGGACATGGAATAACACccctctggtggggaaggagcctgagctagtgtatGAGGCTAAGAGATACTGGCTAGAAATAGTCGGGTTCACcacaatgcatggcctgggctctggagccagtctcctggagatgggctggactctgttccagtctggagttggcCTCAGTGAGAGGTGACaggctggggtgggtatccttgtatcccctcggtttgctgcctgtacgttggagttttTACCAGTGGAcaagaggttttttttccctccccaaCCGGGTCCTGACTGTCATTTGTGCTTATGTGCCGAACAACAGTTCAGAGTGCACAGCCTTCTtagagttgctgggtggggtacTCAAGGGTGCTGCAACTGGTGACTCtgttgtcctactgggagacttcaacgctcacacGGACAACAATAGCAAGACCTGAAGGGCGTGACTGAGAGTGCCAAGAGGTGTTCTGTTAATGGACTTCTGCGCAAACCACAGTTCGTCCAAGAAGTGGTCAGCAGAACCTGTCTTTCAGACTGGAACACAAATGTAGTAGGAGTGCTGAGACTAGTGAAGATCTCCTCGCAAAGAGATGACCTTGCAGTGGCTAACAACCAAACTAAAATCAGGTGTGGATTTTGCTTTTTAAACACAGAATTGTGGCACTTCTTGATCAACCCATGTAAAAATGCACTTTAATagcacttttttattattattattattattatttagcttGGTTCTGAGCTTCATTAAGCAGTGGAGCTGTCAAGAGGTCAGTCTTTTGCTACTGGCATCAGTCACTGGTAGAACAATTACAGATTTCGTACTGGCAGTACatcagtggaaaagaggcaggTTTTAGGTCACTTTGACTCACTTTGCAGAGATGAACTCATCTAAGTcccaaactgaaaacatttttcaatttaGATATTTGTTCAAGTTCTCTTATAGCACAGGCTCAGCTTAATCTATGTCTGTTTATAGTGGTTTGTCACCTGTCTGCATATGCTTTGTTTGAATTATAATGCTTAATTTATGCTGTTGCCATTGTTGCCCTTGTGAACAGCAGCAGACTCCAAAAGTGACATCATTACTGTTTGGCGCATGAGGTGCTTTGGTTATGTTTCAGCTGGCCGCAGACCTCCCAGTTTTTGTAACCTGGTGTGTGGAGTGCTGCTGGCACAACAAATGAGCTGGAGGCACAAGTCTGTGAGTCTCTAGAGGAATCTCCACAATTCATCAATGCAGTAGCATAGGGGTTCCCAGATGGCACGGAAGTTGTGCAGGGAAATAGCCACAATAAATGGAAAAGATGAGATTTTCTGCAGAAAGCTTGAGTTTGTGTGCCTACTTTCCACAACTCCACTTTATCATCTGTTGCTATTCTggcagtgcatttttttttttcagcagcaacACTCATCAGGTGATTACAGAGTGTCATGCATGCCTAAAGTGTGACTGCCAAAAGTTATGATGCTGTGTTGACATCACAGATTGCATGTGCAGTCAGCAAGGCATTGATCATGCATTAAGACATTTTAACCTGTATACaaccatgaaaataaataaataattgagaATCCTCAGTTGTAAAACACCAAGTCAAGCCTAAAGgctaaacacaaagtaaagcACTAAGTCATGCCTACAAGCTCATTCAAATCAGATATACCATTTGGATTTGTTCAGCAGCAAAGTGGTAGATCATAtgcaaaggctggaagtgaagGTGGCACTCTACATCCTGTCCAGCACTATGGCTGTTATAATTTCACTCACATGGTAAGTGCTTTGCGAAACAAATCACATTTTCCTAGCGATTACAGCACAGCATAAACAAGAAGGCACTTGTTTTGCACATTAGTGGTGTAGCCATCTGCCAGATGGTGGTTTGACTTTATATACTTTGATTCACATGCAAATGACAACCCAGAGCCTTCCACAAGCAGGAAAAAGAGAATAAGCCATGAACAAGTGAACACACCGTGCAAACAAACCTTCTGGGGCATTTAAACCTCTTCAGTAGCAAGTGTTAATAAATTCTTAGGCATTTTGGTCTTCCTGTTCACAAACTGCTCAGTGGACTCAAGAGTTTTACTTTCAAATCTGACATATGTAGTCACTTCGTTcaacaaacatattttctttgCTCAGTGAAAAAGAAGTcatttgagttgctgccattcaTTCAGAGTACAGTGAAAATACAATTGGTggaacagtggttagcactgtagcctcacagcaagaaggtcctaggtttgaatccAGTCCAGGGCCTTTCTCTGTAGAGCTTGCCTGTTCATCTCTGGGTACTCTAGCTTCCTCCtgcagtctaaagacatgcatggcactggtgattctaaattgaccgtaggtgtaaatgtgagtgtgaatggttgtctgtctctgtgtgttagctctaggacagactggcaacctgtccagagtgtaccctgcctcacgCCCAATGAGAGCTGGGATAGGTCCCAGCAACCCCCCagaaccctgaattggataagcagaagaaaatggatggtaaTCTTTGACTTAAATCATAATTTAACCAGATTAACCACTATAcgatacccacacacacacacacacacacacacacacacacccaaaaccACCAAAAAAGTCCCCTCTGTTTAACCGGTTGACCTATCAAATATGCTAGAAAGGAAATTTGCTCTCTGTCAGTGAGCTCCTTTCTAATCTCCTTTTCCCtcccacaagaagaagagaaaggatTGGTTTGTTGAGGCCGATGTAGAAATTATGTAAGAAAGGCTGCATTTAACAGGATCGCTGGGTTCAAATGTCACTGACACAAAGGTACCATGGTGAAAAGATGGAGGGTGGAGGGGGTCAGGTGAGCAGGAAGACAATGGCCAACAGCTGTGaatgaggggaggaggaggaagaggaggaggagggaggcagGTGGGAAATGAAGGGGCAGAGGAATGGGGGCTTTAATGTGGGAAAAAGGTTTGATCCCTCTCGAGGAGTGAAAAGCATTCCTCCTGTTGCTGAAGGTTATCAGGTTGCAGTTTGAGAGAGGCAGGTAAAGGCAACACAGAAACGAGCAAGCTTGTTTCAATGTGTCAAAAACAACACTTGTATTTGTGTATACTTAAACCATACTCACCACACAGCTCTTGGGATCTCTGTCACTCTTTCTGGTTTGCATGGCAAACACTGTACAATTATCATGCTAGCATTGGTATGTGGagatgcacacattcacacccacaGGTAATATTATTGTTGCCAGTTAACTAGGAATAACATGCTTGTCAGCCTTAAACACAGATATTTTGCTGGCCATTTAATGACGCAGTGTAAACGGGAACGCCGTTAAACTGAGCTGACTGTGCAAAACTAGCGTCAAGCGCAGTGAGCTCAAAAAGTGAGTCACTGCTCCAACAAATTTTACTCCCACTATAATCCCTTTCATGTAAGATACAGTTATGATGCAAGGCTGTTTTGTAGTATGTTGAATAATTGAGATCATATCCAACCAGTCTGTCAGAGAAAAACATGCACAGCATCTGAAGCTTTAGATTTACTCTAATCACAGCACCAACAAGATTACATGGACTGTGTAGttatataaatatgaaaaaaacatgtaatCCAGGCCGTCTCACCAGCTTTCACAGtctcttgctttcttttttcaaacTGTATATGGAACAAAAGGGCACACACTAACATTTATGCTGGATCACCCACTCAGTGTTTCTTGCAGGTTCACAAATATTAAGACCCATATACCGAGTATCCACTCACACCTTGAAAATCTTTGCTTATATATTGCCTACTTTACCGAAGGCGATATGCAGCAAATGCTCATTAGTGATTTAATAGCTACAggtttttcctttccaaaaaCTGATTAATAATCCACAGCATCAAGATCTGCACACATAATAACCATGCATTTATTGAAACTAATAACCAATAACAGCTTAAACCAAGGAACTGCAGCATTATACATGATTTCCCTGCAGGGCCAAGAAAAACATACTCAGTATGAAACAGCCTTAATTCTTCTACCAAAATATGTTTATCTGATTGAAAATCAATCCTCTCTCATTTGGCCACTGTGCCATAGTCAGTCCCCTAGAACATTGTCAAGCGCTTCACTTTCAGTTCCTCCCTGGTGGATAGGTTTCCATATTACCAGCTGTTAATTATTCATCTATGCTTGCCTGGCGCCTCAGTTGGAAAATAAAGGAAACCCTTTGGACTAGTGATACAGAATAACATGGTGACCTTTCTGCTGAACCCTGCTGGATTGTCCATTTATCCCCTACTGTTGGTAAGAGTGAAATTGGAGCAGAGGTGGAGATTATTTCTCCATGTGCAAAACGTGTCTCTCGCACCGCACAAGTCCATAAAGTGCCAGCAGAGTGTGCGCAGTGCTTGAAGAGCTAGGTACAGTCCCTTTTGTAATGTGCAAAATGATATCTCTGCAGTGTGACCATCTCTGTTACAGCAGGGAGATATTGTCTTACCATTTGGATTTGCTTCACAGAACACAACAAATTAGCCTGAGCTGCTTgctgtggacttggagaaaatGTCAGATGCACGGTAAGCTGTAAGACAACAACTTGTAAATATGCTAGAGcaggttttaaaaataattaccaaGTCACCAGATAACATTAATTCCACTGAACCTAAAAGATCAACTAAAATTAATAGAGCAAAAATGAAGCCAGGGACCTCTGAGAAGTTCCTTTTTCAACTCTGCATTAGTTTATTCatcattaaaatttaataattaaaaacaaaatgcattaaaacagATCCGCTACATACTAATAATAACTGTTTATTTGATGCATCCATTTAACAAATCTTCACAACATGTACAGTAGATATGTCCTTGACAAAATAAACAGGAGCtcatgtcagtttttttttccttttatttttgcatggTGTGCGAGCCCTTTTAATAGTCCTGTATGCCCAGCCTGTTGGGACACTTAAAAATTCAGGAAGCACTCTGGATTGTTGCAGAACGTGGAAGGATGAGGGATACGCACactgatggatggaaaaaaaacaaacaaacaaaattattatttgtttaacaGATAATACGGCATAACAAATGTTATATTATGATGCTGGAAATGTTATAAAATAACTCACACAGACCGGATCAAATTGTTTTTCACAAAATGCTTAAATGTTGAAATTATTATATAAAATCAACTTCAGCATAAATTGAGATATTTTACAGCTGCCAGTTCTTATTGTTTAGGTAATAATATAAAGAGGCGGGGTTACAGAAACGTCCCATATCCATCAGCTTCccaccacaaaaaaagaaaaatgaatgggaAAGTAAAACACATTCATGATTTGTGTTTAATTACTAGTgtaaagaaaacactttttcttatttatttatttacctgcCCGTGTAAATGCAGACACGTCAATCTCGTGCCCTGGGCGGCTGGTAGTACTGCTGCGTGGGTCTCGTGCGTCTAGGCTGTCCATCTCCCCCGCGGCGAAACTCTAGTGAACTGTCATAGTAGCCGTCATCTTCCTCCTGCCATACAGTTGTAATGTTTTGCTGTGAGTAATTCACCTAGAAGTCATTCACATTTTATCACATTTCCTCACCTGATCACACTTTAATTACTAGCTTTTACTATTTACTATGAACCGACAAATTCTGAGCGTAATATTGACAGATGTTTCCCTTTTCCTTACCATGACATCAGCAGCAACAGGTTTGATGTTATTCAGGAGCACCTCTTCACAATTTCCATAATCACTAAATACAACCACAGCCGTGGAACCAGATGGATGCACGGCATCTATTCTGGCGTGGTagaacttcacacacacacacacacacacacaccagacagaaaaaagaaatctcatTACTCTCAAATACAAAGctttcaaaaacaaatcaaaggtACTGTCAGtactgttaaaatgaaaatggatcATAATCCCACAGATaatttttgaacatttaaaataacCTTAACTGTCAAACCAGTGCTCAGACAAAGAACAAAAGCAAGCTGAACACAGCAATTTTCATTATAAACTACTGCTGTGTCACAGTTCTAGAGATAACGTACCTTGCTGTCTTCCCAGTAAAGTGCCAGGCACTCATCTCCAGGTTTCCACATGTGTTCAGCAATATGACTTTTCTCTGATCCTCGAGGACCTTGCCCTTTTCCTTGACCTGCCCTTCTTTTAGGTCCTGGGTTATTAGGATTGTTTTTCTTTGGGGGTGGCTCCCGGTTGGGTGGACAAGATGAGTTTTGTGGTTTGATCGGCCCAGTTCTTTTATGTTCCATAACTCCATTTTGGAAATGAGCAGGCTCCCCTGTTGGTATATAAGTCTGTGATGGCCCCAGATCTTGGGAGGTCCCTGAGCTTCCTCCCTTTGAGTTAAAGTTTCCTGCCCCACTATCCCTTTGTCGGTCAGGGTGATCAGAGTTTGCCCGGTCCATCTTCCCCTTTCTCCTGCTGTTGTTGTCTTCTGCACGTTTATTTCCTTTTCCGTCCGCCTCACTTCCTGCCGAATTGCTCAGTTTAGATGTGGCTGTATTATCTTTTACCCCTCTTCTGTGAGACAGCGCTGATATGTGCCCACCACCATCTCCATTTCTGGACCGTTGGTTGTAAGATCCACTAAACTCCATCTGCTGCTGAGGTTCTTTAGAATGAGTGGAAGTAAACatgaaggaagaagaaaaactctGCTCATCGCGCAtctctttcttgtcattttgcaATCTGTCGGACATCCCTCGCGACCATCTCTCCTGGCCCTTCCACTGCTGGGCTTGGGCTGACGTTTGGGAGGTTGTAGAATTAGAGAGAGGCTCCTGGCCAGGTTTGGGAAAATCAGTGTCCCTGTGAAAGCGAGGTGGTCTGTCATTCCTTTGCTGCCTATGGTCGTTATGTGAGGAGAACCTGGTCTGAGGGGCGTCTTTGGTGTGATAGTCTGAGTTGTAGAAATTTGCTTTGTTCTCGTGATGTCTCGGTGGTGCCTGGCTCTTTGGCtctgataaaaacaaacaaacaaaaaaagatcagTTTTATTAAGAACTACGACAGAACAATAATAGGACAAATAGTGGAAGGAATATTGACAAATCCTTTATTGGCATTTCAGACCAGTGCTGATTTCTTGTAGTCAGAGAACATGTCTTAGTTTTTCCTGACCACACAACAGCCGTCTGTTTCAGCCTAATCATGGCTCAGTTATAAATTTGTACACTCTTACCAAAGAACTGGCAAAAAAGGGATACAAATATCAcccatattaaaaaataataataactgtgtGCTCTCCCAGAGTTCTCAGAGTGCAAGTCATCCCTACACAGGAATTATGTTGTATGTTATACACATCTCTGTCCCCTTacatttcctgtctgtgtcttccaaaactgtaaaaaaagaaaaacaaataaacctctctcttccacagcttggAATTAAAACTCAGACTAATTCACTCACCATCAATGGAGAAAACGCCCATTTTGGATTCCAGAAAGTCAAACAATGTGCTTGGTCCAGATGGTcttcctcctgctccctctTGATC is a genomic window containing:
- the tdrd3 gene encoding tudor domain-containing protein 3, whose protein sequence is MTDLTDSLTKEGWYLSDEGIAELKGSAEKIAHSDIIRIALDTDLRTVGRKCLPSDINSGRTEKLEGPCVLQVQKVRNISAPKDHEESQGAPRMLRLQMTDGHTTCVGLEFKHLSKISLNTPPGTKVKLLGTVQVKNGLLLLDDSKISVLGGEVDHMVEKWELQRSLAKHSRSNIGAEGGPPPFVPFGQKCARKDEVDSRELDQRKTLQTHNVVKSTDENDEFEKQRTAAIAEVAKTKEGPRTFGGGGNAGSNLSSAASSSRSRDSYQQRRREDRAERTESRQDGNYRELVDERALRHIMEMGFNREAARQALMDNNNNLEVALNSLLTGSSGSRPGPAAVESNKPQPRGRGKGRGRSRNEDDQEGAGGRPSGPSTLFDFLESKMGVFSIDEPKSQAPPRHHENKANFYNSDYHTKDAPQTRFSSHNDHRQQRNDRPPRFHRDTDFPKPGQEPLSNSTTSQTSAQAQQWKGQERWSRGMSDRLQNDKKEMRDEQSFSSSFMFTSTHSKEPQQQMEFSGSYNQRSRNGDGGGHISALSHRRGVKDNTATSKLSNSAGSEADGKGNKRAEDNNSRRKGKMDRANSDHPDRQRDSGAGNFNSKGGSSGTSQDLGPSQTYIPTGEPAHFQNGVMEHKRTGPIKPQNSSCPPNREPPPKKNNPNNPGPKRRAGQGKGQGPRGSEKSHIAEHMWKPGDECLALYWEDSKFYHARIDAVHPSGSTAVVVFSDYGNCEEVLLNNIKPVAADVMEEDDGYYDSSLEFRRGGDGQPRRTRPTQQYYQPPRARD